In Schlegelella aquatica, one DNA window encodes the following:
- the rplU gene encoding 50S ribosomal protein L21, producing MYAVIKTGGKQYKVAAGEKIKVEQIAAEVGQEIVIDQVLAVGNGAELKVGTPLVAGASVKATVVAHGKHDKVRIFKLRRRKHYQKRQGHRQTYTELQISAVNA from the coding sequence ATGTACGCGGTCATAAAAACCGGCGGCAAGCAGTACAAAGTGGCTGCCGGCGAAAAGATCAAGGTAGAACAGATTGCTGCGGAAGTCGGCCAAGAGATCGTGATCGACCAGGTGCTCGCCGTGGGTAACGGCGCGGAACTCAAGGTCGGCACGCCCTTGGTTGCTGGCGCGAGCGTGAAGGCCACCGTCGTGGCCCATGGCAAGCACGACAAGGTGCGCATCTTCAAGCTGCGTCGTCGCAAGCACTACCAGAAGCGCCAAGGTCATCGCCAGACCTACACCGAACTGCAGATCAGCGCGGTCAACGCCTGA
- the rpmA gene encoding 50S ribosomal protein L27: MAQKKGGGSTRNGRDSQPKMLGVKVFGGQVVPAGSIIVRQRGTRFHAGTNVGCGRDHTLFALVDGEVSFDVKGPHNRKVVSVTPV; this comes from the coding sequence ATGGCACAGAAAAAGGGCGGCGGTTCCACCCGGAACGGCCGCGACTCTCAACCGAAGATGCTGGGTGTGAAGGTGTTCGGCGGCCAAGTCGTTCCGGCCGGCTCGATCATCGTGCGCCAGCGCGGCACCCGTTTCCATGCGGGCACCAACGTCGGCTGCGGCCGCGACCACACGCTGTTCGCGCTCGTGGACGGCGAGGTGTCCTTCGACGTGAAGGGCCCGCACAACCGCAAGGTCGTCAGCGTCACCCCGGTGTGA
- the cgtA gene encoding Obg family GTPase CgtA, translated as MKFVDEAYIDVAAGNGGNGCVSFRREKYIPFGGPNGGDGGRGGHVWAIADRNLNTLVDYRYARRHEARNGEHGRGSDQFGAAGEDVELRMPVGTIITDVDTGEVVAELLVPGQRVMLAKGGDGGFGNLHYKSSTNRAPRQSTKGWPGEQRRLKLELRVLADVGLLGMPNAGKSTFIAAVSNARPKIADYPFTTLHPNLGVVRVGPGQSFVIADVPGLIEGAAEGAGLGHQFLRHLQRTRLLLHLVDLAPFDESVDPVAQAQAIVAELKKYDEAMEAAAQAAGGDEAGGPSGADDARGVGRGSRLADKPRWLVLNKLDMVPVEERAQRVKDFVKRFKWKGPVYQISALTREGCEPLVQAIHQYLESLREPEAKEPDPRFDHEPQAAPARPEADDPRFR; from the coding sequence ATGAAGTTCGTAGACGAGGCGTACATCGACGTCGCCGCCGGCAACGGGGGCAACGGTTGCGTGAGCTTTCGCCGTGAGAAGTACATCCCGTTCGGCGGCCCCAACGGGGGCGACGGCGGCCGGGGCGGTCACGTCTGGGCGATCGCCGACCGCAACCTGAACACCCTGGTGGACTACCGCTACGCGCGGCGCCACGAGGCGCGCAACGGCGAGCACGGCCGCGGCTCGGACCAATTCGGCGCAGCGGGCGAGGACGTCGAGCTGCGCATGCCGGTGGGCACGATCATCACCGATGTCGACACCGGCGAGGTGGTGGCCGAACTGCTCGTGCCCGGCCAGCGCGTGATGCTGGCCAAGGGCGGCGACGGGGGCTTCGGCAACCTGCACTACAAGTCCAGCACCAACCGCGCGCCGAGGCAAAGCACCAAGGGATGGCCCGGCGAGCAGCGGCGCCTCAAGCTGGAGCTGCGCGTGCTCGCGGACGTGGGCCTGTTGGGCATGCCGAACGCGGGCAAGTCGACGTTCATCGCGGCGGTCTCGAACGCGCGGCCCAAGATCGCCGACTATCCGTTCACGACATTGCATCCGAATCTCGGCGTCGTGCGCGTCGGGCCGGGGCAGAGCTTCGTGATCGCCGACGTGCCGGGCCTCATCGAGGGCGCGGCCGAAGGGGCGGGCCTCGGGCACCAGTTCCTGCGGCACCTTCAGCGCACGCGGCTCTTGTTGCATTTGGTGGACCTCGCGCCCTTCGACGAGAGTGTGGACCCGGTCGCGCAGGCGCAGGCCATCGTTGCCGAGCTGAAAAAGTACGACGAGGCCATGGAAGCCGCGGCGCAGGCCGCCGGGGGCGACGAAGCCGGCGGGCCGAGCGGTGCCGATGATGCGCGAGGCGTGGGGCGAGGCAGCAGGCTCGCCGACAAGCCGCGCTGGCTGGTGCTCAACAAGCTGGACATGGTCCCGGTCGAGGAGCGAGCGCAGCGCGTCAAGGACTTCGTCAAACGCTTCAAGTGGAAAGGGCCGGTCTACCAGATCTCGGCCCTCACGCGCGAGGGCTGCGAGCCGCTGGTGCAGGCGATCCACCAGTACCTGGAGTCGCTGCGCGAGCCCGAGGCCAAGGAGCCCGACCCGCGCTTCGACCACGAGCCGCAGGCTGCGCCGGCGCGCCCCGAGGCCGACGACCCGCGCTTTCGTTGA
- the proB gene encoding glutamate 5-kinase, translated as MSDVLKTARRIVVKVGSSLVTNEGRGLDAEAIAHWSRQLAGLAAQGREVVMVSSGAIAEGMKRLGWSVRPKEIHELQAAAAVGQMGLAQMYETQLREQGLRSAQVLLTHADLADRERYLNARSTLLTLLSHQVVPVINENDTVVTDEIKFGDNDTLGALVANLVEADVLVILTDQKGLYSADPRKDPGARFIHEAQAGDPELERMAGGAGSAIGKGGMITKVLAAKRAASSGASTVIAWGREPDVLLRLAAGESIGTLLVATTPKLAARKQWMADHLQLRGAVVVDEGAAAKVRHEGKSLLPIGMMEVVGEFARGDVIAVRAKDGTEIARGLANYSSAEARLIARKPSSEFERLLGFTGEPEMIHRDNLVLV; from the coding sequence ATGAGTGACGTCCTCAAGACCGCCCGCCGTATCGTCGTGAAGGTGGGTTCCAGCCTGGTGACCAACGAGGGCCGCGGCCTGGACGCCGAGGCCATCGCCCACTGGAGCCGCCAGCTCGCCGGGCTGGCCGCGCAGGGGCGCGAGGTGGTGATGGTGTCCAGCGGCGCGATCGCCGAAGGGATGAAGCGCCTGGGCTGGAGCGTGCGTCCCAAGGAGATCCACGAGCTGCAGGCCGCTGCCGCGGTCGGGCAGATGGGCCTGGCGCAGATGTACGAGACGCAGTTGCGCGAGCAAGGCCTGCGCAGCGCGCAGGTGCTGCTCACGCACGCCGACTTGGCCGACCGCGAGCGCTACCTCAATGCCCGCTCGACGCTGCTGACGTTGCTGTCGCACCAGGTGGTGCCGGTGATCAACGAGAACGACACGGTGGTCACCGACGAGATCAAGTTCGGCGACAACGACACGCTGGGCGCGCTCGTCGCCAACCTCGTCGAGGCCGACGTGCTGGTGATCCTCACCGACCAGAAGGGCCTGTACTCGGCCGACCCGCGCAAGGACCCGGGCGCGCGCTTCATCCATGAAGCGCAGGCGGGCGACCCGGAGCTCGAACGGATGGCCGGCGGCGCGGGCTCGGCGATCGGCAAGGGCGGCATGATCACCAAGGTGCTCGCGGCCAAGCGGGCCGCGAGCAGCGGTGCCTCCACCGTCATCGCCTGGGGGCGCGAGCCGGACGTGCTGCTGCGGCTGGCCGCCGGTGAGTCGATCGGCACGCTGCTGGTCGCGACGACCCCCAAGCTCGCCGCGCGCAAGCAGTGGATGGCCGACCACCTCCAGCTGCGCGGCGCGGTGGTCGTTGACGAGGGTGCGGCCGCGAAGGTGCGGCACGAGGGCAAGAGCCTGCTGCCGATCGGCATGATGGAGGTCGTCGGCGAGTTCGCCCGTGGCGACGTGATCGCCGTGCGCGCGAAAGACGGGACCGAGATCGCCCGCGGGCTGGCCAACTACTCCAGCGCCGAGGCCCGCCTCATCGCACGCAAGCCCTCCAGCGAGTTCGAGCGCCTGCTCGGCTTCACCGGCGAACCCGAAATGATCCACCGGGACAACCTGGTGCTCGTGTAA